Proteins encoded in a region of the Rutidosis leptorrhynchoides isolate AG116_Rl617_1_P2 chromosome 9, CSIRO_AGI_Rlap_v1, whole genome shotgun sequence genome:
- the LOC139868198 gene encoding uncharacterized protein, translating to MWGNYQFKVASSSARGHSGGITTVWDPSVFVSSRIISFDNILIVEGYFTGKGTKCFLMNIYAPQARAQKRNLWNFISSFISNNEGEFIVFGDFNCVRFPHERVGMRFCSAEADEFNNFIANGNLVDVPLGGRSFTRTNKEFTKRSLLDRFLVSNGILNLFPSLTGNILSNIWSDHCPIVLKNEVVDYGPTPFRLFHSWFKESGFDEVVINSWNDSNQYWSTNSQIKFKDKLKFVKMALKDWHKYSTACATLQKNALNSRLQEIEVALDNGDISNHDYRPISLIGVQYKIIAKLLANRLANVIDTVIGSEQTAFIKGQQILDGPLMVNEVVDWCKRKRKKAMLFKVDFDKAFDSIHWDYVLDILRFMGFSNRWIRWIKACFNSSRASLLLNGSPSSEFSVERGLRQGDPLSPFLFIIGMEGLNAAINDAMDAALFSPIQVGTRKKFTRLALCLYVDDVLFLGEWSQTNAANLKIILECFFRVSGLRINLIKSSLYGVGVSESEVNYLASFMGCSFSSLPFHHLGLPVGYNMNRMESWKNVIDKAKKRLASWKANMISMGGRLTLLKSVLGAIGTYYMSLFKAPTVVIQKLESLHANFFWGGKEDVKKIHWIKWRVALNPIEIGGLGVASLKSLNLALVNKWRWRLLNNPNSSWVNIITAIHAPSIGGSMPCANNVSGIWSYLKKCTDQVAFSHALNVSNLRMCIGNGRATNFWYDPWFEGIPLAVRFPRLFNLECNKFCKVVDRVAMSFESYGWRRLPRGGIESIQWQQLMDIVNQVQLVNECDQWCWDGFKFGIYSVSQARKMIDSIDQQDPSQPTLWCKYAPIKINVFIWRLKLRRLPTKLNLVAKGLELDDGICCVCSNDFEDDLHLFTNCATRMDIWSALAAWFNLDIPAWNSLDGIWNWVDGVPINGKQRMIIRVIIFATLWNIWRLRNSIIFKDSKFRKCHVVDSIIVDSFNWLYARYKKSSINWTGWLQNPLNAL from the exons TGTGAGCTCAAGGATTATTTCGTTTGATAATATTCTTATTGTCGAAGGATATTTTACTGGAAAAGGGACTAAATGTTTTTTGATGAACATATATGCTCCTCAAGCACGTGCTCAGAAGCGTAATCTTTGGAACTTTATTTCATCTTTTATTTCTAACAACGAAGGAGAGTTCATCGTATTTGGCGATTTTAATTGTGTTCGTTTTCCTCATGAAAGAGTTGGGATGAGATTTTGTAGCGCTGAGGCAGATGAATTCAATAACTTTATCGCAAATGGCAACTTGGTTGACGTTCCATTGGGTGGTCGTTCCTTTACGAGGACGAATAAGGAATTTACCAAACGATCCTTACTTGATCGTTTCCTTGTTTCCAATGGAATTTTGAATTTGTTTCCATCTCTTACAGGTAATATTCTATCGAATATTTGGTCCGATCATTGCCCCATTGTATTGAAAAACGAAGTGGTGGATTATGGCCCGACTCCTTTTCGCTTATTCCATTCTTGGTTTAAGGAAAGTGGCTTTGATGAGGTGGTGATTAACTCCTGGAATGACTCTAACCAATATTGGAGCACAAATTCTCAAATAAAGTTTAAGGACAAACTTAAGTTTGTCAAGATGGCTTTAAAGGACTGGCATAAGTATTCTACAGCTTGTGCAACTTTGCAAAAGAATGCTTTGAACAGTAGGCTTCAAGAAATTGAAGTTGCTTTAGATAATGGGGATATTTCCAATCAT GATTATAGGCCGATAAGTCTCATTGGAGTTCAATACAAGATCATCGCTAAGCTGCTTGCAAATAGATTGGCGAACGTGATTGATACGGTGATTGGCTCTGAGCAAACAGCTTTCATCAAAGGTCAGCAGATTTTAGACGGTCCTCTCATGGTTAACGAAGTTGTTGATTGGtgtaagaggaagagaaaaaaagctATGTTATTCAAGGTGGATTTCGATAAGGCATTTGATTCCATTCATTGGGATTATGTGCTAGATATTCTTCGCTTTATGGGGTTTTCGAATCGATGGATCAGATGGATTAAAGCATGTTTTAACTCTTCGAGGGCCTCTCTTTTACTTAACGGCAGTCCATCTTCAGAGTTCTCGGTTGAACGGGGTCTTAGGCAAGGAGACCCGTTAtctccttttcttttcattattgGTATGGAAGGATTAAATGCAGCTATAAATGATGCCATGGATGCTGCCTTATTCTCCCCGATTCAGGTAGGAACTCGTAAAAAGTTTACCCGATTAGCATTATGCTTATATGTAGACGACGTCTTATTTTTGGGGGAATGGTCTCAAACTAATGCAGCTAACCTCAAGATTATCCTTGAGTGTTTTTTTCGGGTATCCGGGTTAAGAATAAATCTTATCAAATCTTCCCTTTATGGTGTCGGAGTTAGTGAATCGGAAGTGAATTACTTAGCGAGTTTCATGGGTTGTTCTTTTTCGTCTCTTCCGTTTCATCATTTAGGTTTGCCGGTGGGTTATAACATGAATAGGATGGAAAGTTGGAAAAATGTGATTGATAAAGCTAAAAAGCGTCTTGCTTCGTGGAAGGCAAATATGATCTCGATGGGTGGAAGGCTCACTCTCTTAAAATCAGTGCTAGGAGCGATCGGTACGTATTATATGTCTTTATTTAAAGCCCCGACAGTTGTTATTCAAAAACTCGAATCGTTGCATGCTAATTTTTTTTGGGGCGGTAAGGAAGATGTGAAAAAAATTCATTGGATTAAGTGGAGGGTGGCCTTAAACCCAATTGAAATTGGTGGGTTAGGGGTTGCTAGTCTCAAGTCTCTTAATTTGGCTCTTGTTAATAAATGGAGATGGCGTCTTTTAAATAATCCGAATTCGAGTTGGGTCAATATTATTACTGCTATCCATGCTCCAAGTATAGGTGGTTCTATGCCTTGTGCTAATAATGTGTCTGGAATTTGGAGCTATCTAAAGAAGTGTACGGATCAAGTTGCTTTTTCTCATGCACTTAATGTCTCTAATTTGCGAATGTGTATTGGTAATGGTCGTGCAACAAACTTTTGGTACGACCCGTGGTTTGAAGGTATTCCGCTAGCGGTGAGATTCCCCAGATTGTTTAATTTAGAATGTAACAAGTTTTGCAAAGTGGTTGACAGAGTTGCAATGTCGTTTGAGAGTTATGGCTGGCGTAGATTACCGAGAGGAGGGATCGAATCGATTCAATGGCAGCAATTAATGGATATTGTGAATCAGGTGCAGCTTGTAAATGAGTGTGATCAATGGTGTTGGGATGGGTTCAAGTTTGGTATTTATTCGGTTTCGCAAGCGAGAAAAATGATCGACTCTATTGACCAACAAGATCCATCGCAACCTACTTTATGGTGTAAATACGCTCCTATAAAGATCAATGTTTTCATTTGGCGTTTGAAGTTACGCCGTCTTCCAACTAAGCTTAACTTGGTGGCGAAAGGATTGGAGTTAGATGATGGGATTTGTTGTGTATGCTCTAATGACTTTGAAGATGATTTGCATTTATTCACCAACTGTGCTACCCGCATGGATATTTGGAGCGCTTTAGCAGCCTGGTTTAATTTGGATATTCCGGCATGGAACTCGTTGGATGGCATATGGAATTGGGTGGATGGTGTTCCCATAAACGGCAAACAAAGAATGATTATTCGGGTGATTATTTTCGCTACTCTTTGGAATATTTGGCGGCTAAGAAACAGCATTATTTTTAAAGATTCAAAGTTTCGCAAGTGTCATGTTGTTGATAGCATTATCGTTGATAGTTTTAATTGGTTGTATGCTAGATATAAGAAGAGTAGTATTAATTGGACAGGGTGGTTACAAAACCCTCTGAACGCTTTGTAA